The Arachis hypogaea cultivar Tifrunner chromosome 19, arahy.Tifrunner.gnm2.J5K5, whole genome shotgun sequence genome has a window encoding:
- the LOC112777012 gene encoding uncharacterized protein, with product MEKNASFPTKKHLHKNDFDPPPPRPCHCLLTCMLLTLLFVALVVVLWPGEPDVKITQLSVKRVKATAMFMLSVTIKVQNRDVYWMDLKEVDVGMKYRGRKLGHVESGRWHVRGWGWCHVYGDLEFGGLPPVDVVHLIEDIKKGSALFHGVAEVSGQLGFFGFRSPYVFKAVRACDVLVNTKNQTVVHQHCIRKD from the exons ATGGAAAAGAACGCATCTTTCCCAACAAAAAAGCACCTTCACAAAAACGACTTCGATCCACCACCACCACGCCCATGCCACTGCCTGCTAACATGCATGCTCCTGACTCTTCTCTTTGTGGCCTTGGTCGTCGTGTTATGGCCCGGGGAACCGGACGTGAAGATCACGCAGCTGAGCGTGAAGCGCGTGAAGGCGACGGCGATGTTCATGCTTTCCGTGACGATTAAGGTTCAAAACCGCGACGTGTACTGGATGGATCTGAAGGAGGTGGACGTGGGGATGAAGTACAGAGGGAGAAAGCTGGGTCACGTGGAGTCTGGGAGGTGGCACGTGAGGGGGTGGGGATGGTGCCATGTGTACGGTGATTTAGAGTTCGGTGGATTGCCTCCCGTGGATGTGGTGCATCTGATTGAAGATATCAAGAAGGGAAGTGCTTTATTTCATGGTGTTGCGGAAGTTTCTGGCCAACTTGGCTTTTTTGGATTTCGCTCTCCGTACGTCTTTAAG GCAGTACGGGCATGTGACGTTTTGGTTaatacaaaaaatcaaacagttgtTCATCAACATTGTATCCGTAAG GACTAA
- the LOC112777154 gene encoding uncharacterized protein isoform X2 → MANSNSHSNSITVTSSTKHHFKNGIVFRPCRHCCCCITFTLVILLSAASIFVFWPSDPDVKIEQLSLRHVKVHPIPPVSAVLLISVAVKVRNGDIYWMDLTDVDIGVRYRGIKLGHVETEEWHVRGWGWCHVFGDIEYSRLPSSDVIHLVEDMTKGKTTFHVLVEAIRSCDVLVNTKNHSIIHQHCLHKDSSW, encoded by the exons ATGGCAAACTCAAACTCACACTCAAACTCAATAACAGTAACCTCCTCCACTAAGCACCATTTCAAAAACGGCATCGTTTTTAGGCCGTGTCGTCACTGCTGCTGCTGCATCACATTCACGTTAGTGATTCTCCTCTCCGCTGCATCGATCTTTGTGTTCTGGCCATCGGATCCGGACGTGAAGATCGAACAGCTGAGCTTGAGGCACGTGAAAGTTCACCCGATACCGCCGGTGAGCGCGGTGCTGCTGATCTCAGTGGCGGTGAAGGTGCGAAACGGGGACATCTACTGGATGGATCTGACGGACGTTGACATTGGAGTGAGGTACAGAGGGATCAAACTGGGTCATGTGGAGACAGAGGAGTGGCACGTGAGAGGATGGGGATGGTGCCACGTGTTCGGTGATATTGAGTACAGTAGGTTACCATCGTCGGATGTGATTCACTTGGTGGAGGACATGACGAAGGGAAAAACCACCTttcatgttcttgttgag GCAATACGATCATGTGACGTTTTGGTCAATACAAAAAATCATTCAATAATTCATCAACATTGTCTCCATAAG GACTCATCATGGTAA
- the LOC112777154 gene encoding uncharacterized protein isoform X1, whose amino-acid sequence MANSNSHSNSITVTSSTKHHFKNGIVFRPCRHCCCCITFTLVILLSAASIFVFWPSDPDVKIEQLSLRHVKVHPIPPVSAVLLISVAVKVRNGDIYWMDLTDVDIGVRYRGIKLGHVETEEWHVRGWGWCHVFGDIEYSRLPSSDVIHLVEDMTKGKTTFHVLVEVSGQLGFLIFRFPYVFKAIRSCDVLVNTKNHSIIHQHCLHKDSSW is encoded by the exons ATGGCAAACTCAAACTCACACTCAAACTCAATAACAGTAACCTCCTCCACTAAGCACCATTTCAAAAACGGCATCGTTTTTAGGCCGTGTCGTCACTGCTGCTGCTGCATCACATTCACGTTAGTGATTCTCCTCTCCGCTGCATCGATCTTTGTGTTCTGGCCATCGGATCCGGACGTGAAGATCGAACAGCTGAGCTTGAGGCACGTGAAAGTTCACCCGATACCGCCGGTGAGCGCGGTGCTGCTGATCTCAGTGGCGGTGAAGGTGCGAAACGGGGACATCTACTGGATGGATCTGACGGACGTTGACATTGGAGTGAGGTACAGAGGGATCAAACTGGGTCATGTGGAGACAGAGGAGTGGCACGTGAGAGGATGGGGATGGTGCCACGTGTTCGGTGATATTGAGTACAGTAGGTTACCATCGTCGGATGTGATTCACTTGGTGGAGGACATGACGAAGGGAAAAACCACCTttcatgttcttgttgaggtTTCTGGCCAGCTTGGATTTCTTATCTTTCGCTTTCCTTATGTCTTCAAG GCAATACGATCATGTGACGTTTTGGTCAATACAAAAAATCATTCAATAATTCATCAACATTGTCTCCATAAG GACTCATCATGGTAA
- the LOC140181916 gene encoding E3 ubiquitin-protein ligase RSL1-like: protein MTKVSSSNKNSKSQNTNPVRKRRKIAKTENVDSSNTNTNSEPFFCKICIETKTKKESFTTISCNHSFCTTCMVKHVSSQVHRVKIHCPICVDRYLNVEECRNILPKKVLDLWEKLLCEAGIPETDKFYCPFKDCSALMIDDGDHNGRKLARKFKCPHCDRMFCAECKVAWHHGIRCKEFQSRNKDRMEKEDVMLMGLAKKQSWQRCPNCNFYVEKSDGCPSMICRCGEIFCYVCGITYNKCSCRN from the coding sequence ATGACTAAGGTCTCTAGTTCAAACAAAAACTCTAAATCCCAAAACACTAATCCTGTTAGAAAACGAAGAAAGATCGCCAAAACGGAGAATGTCGATTCctccaacaccaacaccaatagTGAACCATTCTTTTGCAAAATCTGCATCGAGACCAAAACAAAAAAGGAATCTTTTACCACAATCAGTTGTAACCACTCATTCTGTACAACTTGCATGGTAAAGCACGTTTCCTCACAGGTTCATCGCGTTAAAATTCATTGTCCAATTTGCGTGGACCGTTATTTGAACGTCGAGGAATGCCGCAATATTCTTCCAAAGAAGGTTCTCGATCTGTGGGAAAAATTATTGTGCGAAGCCGGGATACCTGAGACTGACAAATTCTATTGTCCCTTTAAGGACTGTTCTGCGCTCATGATCGATGACGGTGACCACAATGGCAGAAAATTGGCCAGAAAATTTAAGTGTCCTCATTGTGATAGAATGTTTTGTGCAGAGTGCAAGGTTGCTTGGCACCATGGAATCAGGTGCAAGGAGTTTCAGAGTCGTAACAAAGACAGGATGGAGAAGGAGGATGTTATGCTGATGGGGTTGGCGAAGAAACAGAGTTGGCAGAGGTGCCCTAATTGCAACTTCTACGTTGAGAAAAGTGATGGGTGCCCATCCATGATATGTAGGTGTGGAGAGATTTTCTGTTACGTATGTGGAATTACTTACAATAAATGCTCTTGTAGAAATTAG